A stretch of Janibacter endophyticus DNA encodes these proteins:
- a CDS encoding ABC transporter ATP-binding protein — translation MRLEGITKRFPGVIANHDVTFEVARGTVHAIVGENGAGKSTLMKILYGVQRPDEGTIEINGERVDLKTPSDAIKHGVGMVFQHFMLADNLTVLENVVLGAEGLHGIGGKAREEIRRISSAYGLDIDPDSLVGELGVGARQRVEILKVLYRGAKIIILDEPTAVLVPQEVDELFDNLRELKAEGLTVLFISHKLDEVLSVADAVTVIRRGTTVDTVLPQDVNARQLAELMVGSELPTPQTEESTVTDRPVLRVEGVKLAGAAGAGRDLLSDVSLTIHAGEVLGIAGVEGNGQAELVEVIMGMREPSSGTVWLEDTDISDWGVRQIREAGVGYIPEDRQRHGLLLDAPLWENRMLGHQTEKPNVKGQLIDGAGARKDTERIVEQYDVRTPSIYVTAGSLSGGNQQKLIVGREMSHAPKVLIAAHPTRGVDVGAQAAIWDLMREARREGLAVLLISADLEELIGLSDTIKVILRGRITGEFDPDEVTSQQLGSAMTGADAEAGPEPLPGRNDHSEGTQA, via the coding sequence GTGCGCCTCGAGGGCATCACCAAGCGATTCCCCGGCGTCATCGCCAACCACGACGTGACCTTCGAGGTCGCCCGCGGCACCGTGCACGCCATCGTCGGCGAGAACGGCGCGGGCAAGTCGACGCTGATGAAGATCCTCTACGGGGTCCAGCGCCCCGACGAGGGCACGATCGAGATCAACGGGGAGCGGGTCGACCTCAAGACCCCCAGCGATGCCATCAAGCACGGCGTCGGCATGGTCTTCCAGCACTTCATGCTCGCGGACAACCTCACCGTGCTCGAGAACGTCGTCCTGGGCGCCGAGGGGCTGCACGGCATCGGGGGCAAGGCGCGCGAGGAGATCCGCCGGATCTCCTCGGCCTACGGCCTCGACATCGACCCGGACTCGCTCGTCGGCGAGCTCGGCGTCGGCGCCCGCCAGCGGGTCGAGATCCTCAAGGTCCTCTACCGCGGCGCCAAGATCATCATCCTCGACGAGCCGACGGCCGTCCTCGTGCCGCAGGAGGTCGACGAGCTCTTCGACAACCTGCGCGAGCTCAAGGCCGAGGGCCTGACCGTCCTCTTCATCTCGCACAAGCTCGACGAGGTGCTCTCCGTCGCCGATGCCGTCACGGTGATCCGCCGGGGCACGACCGTCGACACGGTGCTCCCGCAGGACGTCAACGCCCGTCAGCTCGCCGAGCTCATGGTCGGCTCCGAGCTCCCGACCCCCCAGACCGAGGAGTCCACTGTCACCGACCGACCCGTCCTGCGGGTCGAGGGGGTCAAACTCGCCGGCGCGGCCGGCGCCGGACGCGACCTGCTGAGCGATGTCTCGCTGACGATCCACGCGGGTGAGGTCCTCGGCATCGCGGGCGTCGAGGGCAACGGCCAGGCCGAGCTCGTCGAGGTCATCATGGGCATGCGTGAGCCCAGCTCAGGCACCGTCTGGCTCGAGGACACCGACATCTCCGACTGGGGGGTCCGCCAGATCCGCGAGGCGGGCGTCGGGTACATCCCCGAGGACCGGCAGCGCCACGGCCTGCTCCTCGACGCCCCGCTGTGGGAGAACCGGATGCTCGGTCACCAGACCGAGAAGCCCAACGTCAAGGGGCAGCTCATCGACGGCGCCGGCGCCCGCAAGGACACCGAGCGCATCGTCGAGCAGTACGACGTGCGGACCCCGAGCATCTACGTCACCGCCGGGTCCCTCTCCGGCGGCAACCAGCAGAAGCTCATCGTCGGGCGCGAGATGAGCCACGCCCCCAAGGTGCTCATCGCGGCGCACCCGACCCGAGGCGTGGACGTCGGCGCGCAGGCCGCCATCTGGGACCTCATGCGTGAGGCCCGGCGCGAGGGCCTCGCCGTGCTGCTCATCAGCGCCGACCTCGAGGAGCTCATCGGGCTCTCCGACACGATCAAGGTCATCCTCCGCGGGCGGATCACCGGCGAGTTCGACCCGGACGAGGTGACGAGCCAGCAGCTCGGCAGCGCGATGACCGGCGCGGACGCCGAGGCCGGCCCCGAGCCTCTCCCCGGGCGGAACGACCACAGCGAAGGAACCCAGGCATGA